A window of Eubacteriaceae bacterium ES3 contains these coding sequences:
- a CDS encoding heme-binding protein — MKKVNDKKELTLEVVKKMAEAVEYVAASLNVPVIFAAVDSGANLMLMHRMEGAFITSVDIAINKAFTSAALKIGTHEVAPLVQPGESLYGLQLSNNSRIVPFGGGFPIIVDGEVVGAVGVSGGTVEEDMAIAQAAVELFNAC; from the coding sequence ATGAAAAAAGTTAACGACAAAAAAGAACTGACACTGGAAGTGGTAAAGAAAATGGCAGAGGCAGTAGAATATGTTGCTGCCAGTTTAAATGTTCCGGTTATTTTCGCTGCTGTTGATTCTGGTGCTAACCTGATGCTGATGCATCGTATGGAAGGCGCTTTTATAACGAGTGTTGATATTGCCATTAATAAAGCTTTTACTTCGGCAGCTTTAAAAATTGGCACCCACGAAGTGGCACCGCTGGTACAGCCGGGTGAAAGTCTTTATGGTCTACAGTTATCCAACAACAGCAGAATCGTTCCTTTTGGCGGAGGTTTCCCGATTATCGTTGATGGAGAAGTAGTTGGCGCGGTTGGCGTCAGCGGCGGTACCGTTGAAGAAGATATGGCCATTGCCCAGGCTGCTGTTGAATTATTTAATGCCTGCTAA
- a CDS encoding HAMP domain-containing sensor histidine kinase gives MENSPVSIRLNEIRNRVADGFLIGIVIVSLPAALSNVSRMLEMGVNIVDISTVAFIIILGALFLLRKRVNIYMKISTMLLVLTIINFLSYQNNGLLSMGAVQLLFIAVMGALLLPGNKYKVLIVAYTVLVYVYFGYMYTSGQLQINYDAIEYMTRWSSWSVQLFSGEGLIIASVIAISYMVSALKTSIYEVQKSKDEMEQLLWTENQRLEEMVEERTKNLEETTKELMNSERLASLGSLVAGVAHEINTPVGVAVSAGTYLSDINNRAYQNLVAGNFGKDDLITYMQSVEETAEIINENLGRSANLVKSFKEISVNQTNDLLSVFNVKEYLETVILTLKHELKNTSHVINIKSPDNLRISGYPSAFSQIFTNLIMNSLLHGFEDKKDGIIDIVMEIRDQDFVVTYRDNGKGISEENVQKIFDPFFTTKRGQGGSGLGLSVIHSLVVERLKGRISCESREGQYTLFTIIVPDIEYEQE, from the coding sequence GTGGAGAATAGCCCAGTTTCGATACGTTTAAATGAAATACGCAATCGGGTGGCTGATGGTTTCCTGATTGGGATTGTTATCGTGTCTTTGCCTGCTGCCCTATCCAATGTAAGCCGCATGCTGGAGATGGGTGTTAATATCGTTGATATCTCCACAGTGGCTTTTATTATTATTCTAGGGGCTTTATTTCTATTAAGAAAACGCGTTAATATTTACATGAAAATTTCAACCATGCTTCTTGTGCTGACAATCATCAATTTTTTGTCTTATCAGAATAATGGGTTGCTTAGTATGGGTGCAGTTCAGCTTTTGTTTATTGCAGTCATGGGTGCTTTGCTCTTGCCAGGCAATAAATATAAAGTTTTAATAGTAGCATATACTGTATTGGTTTATGTCTATTTTGGCTATATGTATACGTCAGGACAATTACAAATAAATTATGATGCAATTGAATATATGACCAGGTGGAGTTCATGGAGTGTTCAGTTGTTTTCAGGTGAGGGGTTGATCATAGCCTCGGTAATTGCTATCTCCTATATGGTCAGTGCTCTTAAGACTTCGATTTACGAGGTTCAAAAAAGTAAAGATGAAATGGAACAATTATTGTGGACTGAAAACCAGAGACTGGAAGAAATGGTAGAGGAACGCACTAAAAACCTTGAAGAGACAACCAAAGAGCTGATGAACTCTGAGCGTCTGGCATCACTGGGGAGTTTAGTAGCTGGTGTGGCCCATGAAATCAATACGCCTGTAGGTGTTGCCGTATCGGCTGGGACTTACCTTTCTGACATTAATAATCGCGCTTACCAAAACTTAGTTGCTGGAAATTTTGGCAAGGATGATTTGATTACCTATATGCAATCCGTCGAGGAAACTGCGGAAATTATTAATGAAAATTTGGGACGTTCAGCTAATCTTGTTAAAAGTTTTAAAGAAATTTCAGTTAATCAGACCAATGATTTGTTAAGTGTTTTTAATGTCAAAGAATACCTTGAAACTGTGATTCTGACTTTAAAACATGAACTGAAGAATACCAGTCATGTGATTAATATTAAATCGCCGGATAATTTAAGAATATCAGGCTATCCCAGTGCTTTTTCGCAGATTTTTACCAACCTGATCATGAATTCTCTGTTACATGGCTTCGAAGACAAAAAGGACGGGATTATTGATATTGTAATGGAGATCAGAGACCAGGATTTTGTGGTAACCTATAGAGATAATGGCAAAGGTATATCCGAAGAAAATGTTCAAAAAATATTTGATCCCTTCTTTACCACTAAAAGAGGACAGGGCGGCAGTGGTTTGGGCCTGAGCGTGATCCATAGTCTTGTTGTTGAGCGGCTTAAAGGTCGGATTAGCTGTGAAAGCAGAGAAGGTCAGTATACCTTGTTTACAATTATCGTTCCCGATATAGAATACGAGCAGGAATAG
- a CDS encoding iron-containing alcohol dehydrogenase produces MRMYDYLVPSVNFMGAGCVSKVGERCKILGGKKALIVTDSFLKNMEGGAVEVTVKSLEEAGIEVAYFDGVVPNPKDITVKMGLEVYNTENCDMIVTVGGGSAHDCGKGIGIMATHEGDLYSYAGIETLTNPLPPIVAINTTAGTASEVTRHCVITNTEKKVKFVIVSWRNLPMASFNDPMLMLKIPAALTAATGMDALTHSIESYVSKDANPVTDAAAIQSIKLISQNLRQAVAMGDNLVARENMAYASLLAGMAFNNANLGYVHAMAHQLGGLYDMPHGVANAMLLPHVEKYNLISNPQKFADIAEFMGENIAGLSIMEAAEKAIDAMVRLSQDVGIPATLREMGVKEDDFEKMAFMALKDGNAFSNPRKGNEQDIINIFKAAY; encoded by the coding sequence ATGAGAATGTACGATTATTTAGTACCAAGCGTAAACTTTATGGGTGCCGGATGTGTGAGTAAAGTTGGTGAACGGTGTAAAATTCTTGGCGGTAAGAAAGCATTGATCGTAACAGATTCCTTTTTAAAGAATATGGAGGGCGGCGCCGTAGAAGTAACTGTTAAATCCTTGGAAGAAGCGGGTATTGAGGTTGCTTATTTTGATGGTGTGGTTCCTAACCCCAAAGATATTACGGTGAAGATGGGACTGGAAGTATATAATACTGAAAACTGTGACATGATCGTTACCGTTGGAGGGGGGTCTGCCCATGATTGCGGTAAAGGAATCGGTATTATGGCAACTCATGAAGGGGATTTATATTCTTATGCCGGTATTGAAACCCTGACCAATCCGTTGCCCCCAATTGTTGCTATTAACACAACTGCCGGAACAGCCAGTGAAGTCACCAGACATTGCGTGATTACAAATACCGAAAAGAAAGTCAAGTTTGTTATCGTCAGCTGGAGGAATCTGCCAATGGCATCATTTAATGATCCCATGCTGATGTTAAAAATTCCTGCTGCTTTAACAGCTGCTACGGGAATGGATGCTCTAACTCATTCGATTGAATCATATGTGTCAAAAGATGCCAATCCAGTGACCGATGCAGCAGCTATCCAGTCGATCAAATTAATATCTCAGAATTTAAGACAGGCTGTTGCTATGGGTGATAACCTGGTAGCCAGAGAAAATATGGCTTATGCGTCACTGCTGGCAGGGATGGCCTTTAACAATGCGAATTTAGGATATGTGCACGCCATGGCACATCAGCTGGGTGGATTATACGATATGCCTCACGGTGTTGCCAACGCCATGCTTTTACCTCACGTAGAAAAGTATAACCTGATTTCAAATCCGCAGAAATTTGCCGATATTGCAGAATTTATGGGTGAAAATATTGCTGGCTTATCGATTATGGAAGCAGCGGAAAAAGCAATTGATGCAATGGTAAGACTTTCACAGGATGTGGGCATTCCGGCTACACTAAGAGAGATGGGTGTAAAGGAAGATGATTTTGAAAAAATGGCCTTTATGGCCTTAAAAGACGGTAACGCTTTTAGTAACCCGAGAAAAGGTAATGAACAGGATATCATCAATATATTTAAAGCCGCTTATTAA
- a CDS encoding FUSC family protein, whose amino-acid sequence MNKKLLRTTVLFIFVMLFIAFFLMVFGSVNVIIAISTVFVILTYLTKNMTANPVKNLLKLMVFNVAMGLIAYVSSLNIFFAIPIDFLSIFLIANALSYTINSPISTPFSLQYVFLISVPVSSAELPLRLAALAAGAVCVMLVQLAVNKDLVEKQSRIIFLEICSNLENKIRNTINKTNTEGVDHEITGKVGKLKQIIYEARVDNYYFTKEIEIKLNIVVVLENCYDLINEIGNEPEKINFLEDILTFMNGLKIYFVEEDVDRLDELKVLFNRSFQKYNFTTTNDLVLMKLIEQLQCLMDYLHTTKNLDRITEKEKAKSEIPTKKFKSVKQYKTKLSIDALSRSYAFRLALAISIATFLVNYFSLQHGNWMVFTISSLTYPYYEMAKQKTVKRILGTIIGGIIVIVVFSILQLKDAGTVVMIIALFLTIFFMDNYTYSMIFSTITAISSFVLAENSTSLSLDRIIYVVIGGVIAIVLSKFILPYHKSDTEKDLMSMYDDIIVGFFKDIKSSTNYNEDFENKIINFILFASMIEDKLSVMAKDSNGEEIRSFIKIRHQLTLDIYNEYLWLLKNKNCIEAYRDIHYKIIRNDSYLDPEKDEQLVAEIVSTNTFKNKVVIWESIQVLRTMKQLSLVK is encoded by the coding sequence ATGAATAAAAAGCTTTTAAGAACAACGGTTTTATTTATATTCGTGATGTTGTTTATTGCGTTTTTTTTAATGGTGTTTGGAAGTGTAAATGTTATTATTGCCATCAGTACAGTCTTTGTGATATTAACATATCTGACAAAAAATATGACAGCAAATCCGGTAAAAAATCTCTTGAAACTGATGGTGTTTAATGTAGCGATGGGATTGATTGCATATGTTTCGTCACTCAATATTTTTTTTGCGATTCCAATTGATTTTTTAAGTATCTTTTTGATAGCAAATGCCTTAAGCTACACGATTAATTCACCGATATCCACGCCCTTTAGCTTACAGTATGTGTTCTTAATTTCAGTTCCTGTTTCTTCGGCAGAATTACCCTTGCGCTTGGCTGCCTTAGCTGCAGGCGCTGTTTGTGTTATGCTTGTTCAATTAGCGGTAAATAAGGATCTGGTCGAGAAACAAAGCAGAATAATTTTTCTGGAAATCTGCAGTAATCTCGAAAACAAAATCAGGAATACTATTAATAAGACGAATACTGAAGGTGTTGACCATGAAATAACTGGAAAAGTCGGTAAATTAAAGCAAATTATTTATGAGGCAAGAGTTGACAATTACTACTTTACAAAAGAAATTGAAATAAAATTGAATATTGTGGTCGTTTTGGAGAATTGCTATGACCTGATAAATGAAATTGGAAACGAACCTGAAAAAATTAACTTTCTTGAAGATATATTGACCTTTATGAACGGTTTGAAAATATATTTTGTAGAAGAAGATGTCGACAGACTTGACGAATTAAAAGTTTTGTTCAATAGAAGTTTTCAAAAATACAACTTTACAACGACCAACGATCTGGTATTGATGAAACTGATTGAGCAATTACAGTGTTTAATGGATTATTTGCATACGACGAAGAATCTTGATCGAATTACCGAAAAGGAGAAGGCAAAAAGTGAAATACCAACAAAAAAATTCAAGTCCGTTAAACAATACAAAACAAAGTTGTCAATTGACGCTTTAAGTAGGTCTTACGCTTTTCGATTGGCTTTGGCAATTTCAATAGCGACCTTTCTTGTCAATTATTTTAGCTTACAGCATGGTAATTGGATGGTGTTTACCATCTCTTCGTTGACCTACCCCTATTACGAAATGGCGAAACAAAAAACAGTTAAACGGATTTTGGGAACAATTATTGGTGGAATAATTGTCATTGTGGTTTTTTCGATATTGCAGCTGAAAGATGCGGGAACAGTTGTGATGATAATTGCTTTGTTTTTAACAATTTTCTTCATGGATAATTACACATATTCGATGATTTTCTCGACGATCACAGCGATCAGTTCATTTGTGTTAGCTGAGAATTCAACAAGTCTGAGCCTTGACAGAATAATTTATGTTGTGATTGGGGGAGTCATTGCGATCGTCTTAAGTAAATTTATTTTGCCTTACCATAAGTCCGATACAGAAAAAGATTTAATGAGTATGTATGATGACATCATTGTTGGGTTTTTTAAAGATATTAAAAGTTCAACAAACTATAACGAGGATTTTGAGAATAAAATTATTAACTTTATTCTTTTCGCTAGTATGATTGAGGATAAACTATCGGTAATGGCCAAGGATTCCAATGGTGAAGAGATCCGGTCATTTATTAAAATCAGACATCAATTGACGCTAGATATTTATAATGAATATCTTTGGTTGCTAAAAAATAAAAATTGTATCGAGGCGTATAGAGATATTCATTATAAAATCATTCGAAACGACAGTTATTTGGATCCTGAGAAGGATGAACAGTTAGTTGCCGAGATTGTTAGTACAAACACATTTAAAAATAAGGTGGTTATTTGGGAGAGCATCCAAGTATTAAGAACAATGAAACAATTGAGTTTGGTTAAATAA
- a CDS encoding PocR ligand-binding domain-containing protein, with amino-acid sequence MARFEEFQDDIAETTGLAIITVDYKGEPVTHHSRCSDFCKLVRKNNHLNECCRSCDSRGGIEAARTGKPYIYRCHMGIVDLAFPIIVDDHYLGALMAGQVLTEKEKLLELETIGYSRLEMKEKLNYRETYHDLQFIPYKKFNAISRMINHMNKHIVNEKTFRIDRKKEKFSRVTHKNPAVTERLTKDKGGIQDHFRVSKKMEPPFREEGAEISELIHQPLKSTSSANKNEFVYFRIAGLNSKILEPAIHYIDSHYKENISLEKIAAISNVSPYYFSRLFKKESGVNFSVYQKLQKIEKGKEMLRKTDLSIENIASKLGYYESGYFTRVFKKSEGVTPSVYRKKVKD; translated from the coding sequence ATGGCACGGTTTGAAGAATTTCAGGATGACATTGCAGAAACGACCGGACTGGCAATTATTACTGTGGATTATAAAGGTGAACCTGTCACTCATCATAGCCGATGCAGCGATTTTTGTAAATTGGTTCGCAAAAATAATCATTTAAATGAATGTTGCAGGAGTTGTGATTCCAGAGGCGGAATCGAAGCAGCCAGAACCGGTAAGCCCTATATTTATCGATGTCATATGGGTATTGTCGATCTGGCTTTTCCAATTATCGTAGACGATCACTATTTGGGCGCTTTAATGGCCGGTCAGGTTTTAACCGAAAAAGAGAAACTGTTAGAATTAGAAACAATTGGATACAGTAGGCTTGAAATGAAAGAAAAGCTCAATTATAGAGAAACTTATCATGATCTGCAGTTCATACCATATAAGAAATTTAATGCAATTTCCCGGATGATTAATCACATGAATAAGCATATTGTTAATGAAAAGACCTTTCGAATTGATAGGAAAAAAGAAAAGTTTAGCCGGGTAACCCACAAAAATCCTGCCGTGACTGAAAGATTAACGAAAGATAAAGGGGGAATTCAAGATCATTTTCGAGTTAGTAAAAAGATGGAACCTCCTTTTAGAGAGGAAGGAGCAGAAATTTCTGAACTAATACATCAGCCGCTTAAAAGTACAAGTTCTGCAAACAAAAATGAGTTCGTTTATTTTAGGATAGCAGGACTGAATAGTAAAATTTTGGAGCCTGCAATTCATTATATTGACAGTCATTATAAAGAAAATATATCTCTTGAAAAAATTGCCGCAATTTCAAATGTTAGTCCCTATTATTTTAGCCGATTGTTTAAAAAAGAGAGTGGTGTGAATTTTTCTGTTTACCAAAAGCTTCAAAAAATAGAAAAGGGCAAAGAAATGCTTAGAAAGACTGATTTATCAATTGAGAATATTGCGTCTAAACTAGGTTATTATGAATCAGGCTATTTTACAAGAGTTTTTAAAAAATCTGAGGGGGTTACGCCGTCAGTATATCGAAAAAAAGTGAAAGATTAA
- a CDS encoding DMT family transporter: MSDKLQNKMVVLGLAGLSCLLWGSAYAFIKIGYELFAIETTGSRILFAGFRFTMAGIITFLLASIYNKGIVRPRRGEWLNIISLGLVQTTLQYILFYIGLANTTGVKAAIINPTAAFFVIIFAHLILHEKLTREKIFGCLLGMAGVVIVQFNGGSLAGGFKFFGEGFMFMACLASAMGTILTRIYTKNSDSMTLTAYQLIIGGLILIGVGWISGGEIHPTGPQSLLVLLYLALLSATAFSVWTILIKHNPVGVVAVYTFMIPIFGVILSGLILGEAFLSLRIIISLVCVSLGIWLVNRETSNRG; encoded by the coding sequence ATGTCCGATAAATTACAGAATAAAATGGTTGTTCTGGGTCTGGCAGGCTTATCTTGTCTGCTTTGGGGCAGCGCCTATGCATTTATAAAAATTGGATATGAACTTTTTGCGATCGAGACAACGGGCAGTCGAATTTTGTTTGCCGGTTTTCGTTTTACCATGGCGGGCATAATCACTTTTTTGCTCGCCAGTATTTATAATAAAGGAATCGTTAGACCGCGGCGTGGGGAATGGTTGAATATAATCAGTCTGGGTCTGGTGCAGACAACCCTTCAATACATCTTATTTTATATCGGTCTGGCAAATACCACGGGTGTAAAAGCTGCAATCATTAATCCGACGGCGGCTTTTTTTGTAATTATATTTGCGCACCTGATTTTACATGAAAAACTGACTCGGGAGAAAATATTTGGCTGTTTACTGGGAATGGCGGGGGTTGTAATTGTCCAGTTTAATGGCGGATCATTAGCTGGAGGTTTTAAATTCTTCGGTGAAGGATTTATGTTTATGGCTTGTCTTGCATCAGCAATGGGGACAATCCTGACTCGAATATATACCAAGAATAGTGATTCGATGACTTTAACCGCCTACCAGTTAATAATTGGTGGGCTCATCCTGATTGGTGTGGGGTGGATATCAGGTGGCGAAATTCATCCAACTGGGCCCCAGTCACTACTAGTGCTTTTGTATCTGGCGCTTTTATCAGCCACGGCCTTTAGTGTCTGGACAATTCTTATCAAGCATAATCCCGTTGGAGTGGTGGCTGTTTATACTTTTATGATACCGATTTTTGGGGTGATTCTATCAGGCTTGATTCTGGGAGAGGCCTTTCTTAGTCTGCGTATTATTATTTCCCTGGTTTGCGTTAGCCTGGGAATCTGGCTGGTTAACAGGGAGACATCAAATCGTGGCTGA
- a CDS encoding CoA transferase translates to MFKPLEGIKVIDLCLAGAGPSCTIILTEYGADDIWIEPLTGASTRDVFKYDFYTTGKRAITLDLKTPEGKEVIYRLIKDEDVFVSNYRPAAIERLGLDYETLKELNPKLIYATISGFGEEGSINSQKTGV, encoded by the coding sequence ATGTTCAAACCACTTGAGGGTATTAAAGTAATAGATCTGTGTTTAGCCGGAGCAGGGCCGTCCTGTACCATAATTTTGACTGAATATGGGGCTGATGATATTTGGATCGAGCCGTTGACCGGAGCCTCGACTCGAGATGTTTTTAAATATGACTTTTACACAACCGGAAAACGGGCCATTACGCTTGATTTAAAAACACCGGAAGGAAAGGAAGTCATCTATCGACTTATAAAGGACGAAGATGTCTTTGTTTCTAACTATCGGCCAGCTGCGATTGAACGTCTGGGCCTTGATTATGAGACGCTGAAAGAGCTCAACCCTAAACTGATTTATGCGACAATTTCCGGCTTTGGAGAAGAAGGATCAATAAATAGTCAGAAAACTGGTGTTTAG
- a CDS encoding helix-turn-helix domain-containing protein has product MIDNFYTVEQISKMLDIHPKTIQRYIREGKLNATKIGKSWRITEHDLSLFTEGNRPAPSPDMQPKNKAKASAVVDIEVANSNEAIRIINSLNAAMNVKPVEFGTSSMQTQLIDNDTKLRITLWGSIRFLSAVLNTLEVYSN; this is encoded by the coding sequence ATGATAGATAACTTTTATACCGTTGAGCAAATATCAAAAATGCTTGACATTCACCCCAAAACAATTCAGCGATATATCCGCGAGGGTAAACTGAACGCGACAAAAATCGGTAAGAGCTGGAGAATTACCGAGCATGATCTAAGCCTTTTTACAGAAGGCAACCGGCCAGCTCCGTCTCCAGATATGCAACCAAAAAACAAAGCAAAGGCTTCTGCTGTTGTTGATATTGAAGTGGCTAACAGCAATGAAGCCATTCGTATCATCAATTCTCTTAATGCTGCCATGAATGTTAAACCCGTTGAGTTCGGAACAAGCTCGATGCAGACCCAGCTAATCGACAATGACACCAAATTGCGAATTACCCTATGGGGTAGTATCCGTTTTTTATCAGCCGTTTTAAATACCCTTGAAGTTTATAGCAACTAA
- a CDS encoding DUF3369 domain-containing protein, protein MDRWDIEVKNLDFLSDSEKKEKPPETNGSYTILIADDDEQVHKVTKMILRDFEYNHRSLEFIDTYSGAETIEVLKKHDDIAILFLDVVMEKNNSGFEVVEYLRGTMKNYITRIILRTGQPGEAPEEEVIRDYDINDYLLKSELSSKRLFTSLYSSIRSYRDLVVLKRNQQGLQKIIKMSSELFNKNSLDDFLVSILEQISTLTDDSSDMIYLRNEDFQNGFVSMRQSNKSKIVAATGSYKKHMGMDVEDIPELSFILEHLKQSEIEKNGLIRKIDKGILVYGKENSTSNNVIFLEGPKEGFDFNLINLFLTHFSITLDNFILNNLVSDTQKEILFALAETVEAQSEDTGTHIERISKMMYEFALIMHMSYQEAELIRLASTMHDLGKIAVPDAVLKKPAKLNPEEFEVIKTHCDQGYRILSRSQLPVMKMAAEIALSHHEKFDGSGYPKGVMGKSIPTAARMMAIVDVFDALTHKRVYKEAFEVSFAIDVLIEGKGKHFDGDLVDLFVSRLDDIMVL, encoded by the coding sequence ATGGACCGTTGGGATATTGAAGTTAAGAATTTGGATTTTTTATCGGATTCAGAGAAAAAAGAAAAACCGCCAGAAACGAATGGCAGCTATACCATATTAATAGCCGATGATGATGAGCAGGTGCATAAGGTCACTAAAATGATTCTCCGGGATTTTGAGTATAATCATCGTTCATTGGAATTCATTGATACCTATAGTGGGGCTGAAACGATCGAGGTATTAAAAAAACATGATGACATTGCCATCCTTTTTCTTGATGTTGTGATGGAAAAGAATAATTCTGGTTTCGAAGTGGTTGAATATCTTCGTGGGACCATGAAGAATTATATAACCCGAATTATTCTGCGTACTGGCCAGCCCGGAGAAGCTCCCGAAGAGGAAGTGATCCGTGACTATGATATCAATGACTATCTGTTAAAATCAGAGCTTTCTTCAAAACGGCTGTTTACCTCGCTCTATTCAAGTATCCGGTCTTATCGCGACCTGGTGGTGTTGAAACGTAATCAGCAGGGGTTGCAGAAAATTATCAAAATGAGTTCAGAGTTGTTCAACAAAAATTCCCTGGATGATTTTCTGGTGTCGATTCTGGAACAGATTTCGACACTGACAGATGATTCCAGTGACATGATCTATTTAAGGAATGAAGATTTCCAGAACGGCTTTGTGTCAATGCGGCAATCCAATAAAAGTAAGATTGTAGCAGCAACAGGCTCCTATAAGAAGCATATGGGAATGGATGTGGAGGATATCCCAGAGCTCTCCTTTATTCTTGAACATTTGAAGCAATCAGAAATTGAAAAGAATGGTCTAATTCGTAAAATAGATAAGGGGATTTTGGTATACGGAAAAGAAAACTCTACTTCTAATAATGTTATTTTTCTTGAAGGTCCGAAAGAAGGGTTTGATTTTAATTTAATTAACCTTTTTCTGACTCATTTTTCCATTACCCTGGATAATTTTATTTTGAATAACCTGGTCAGTGATACCCAGAAAGAGATATTATTTGCTTTGGCGGAAACAGTCGAAGCCCAGTCCGAAGATACCGGAACACATATCGAACGGATTTCAAAAATGATGTATGAGTTTGCTCTGATCATGCATATGAGTTATCAGGAAGCAGAACTGATAAGACTAGCCTCGACCATGCATGATTTGGGGAAAATTGCCGTTCCTGATGCGGTTTTAAAAAAGCCGGCAAAACTCAATCCGGAGGAATTTGAAGTGATCAAAACCCATTGTGATCAGGGGTACCGAATTCTTAGTCGTTCACAATTGCCGGTGATGAAAATGGCGGCAGAAATTGCTTTATCACATCATGAAAAATTTGATGGTTCCGGTTATCCGAAAGGGGTTATGGGAAAAAGTATACCCACTGCAGCCCGGATGATGGCAATTGTCGATGTCTTTGATGCCTTAACCCATAAAAGAGTATATAAGGAAGCCTTTGAAGTGTCTTTTGCCATTGATGTTTTAATCGAGGGAAAAGGCAAGCATTTTGATGGCGATCTGGTTGATTTATTTGTCAGTCGACTGGATGATATCATGGTTTTATAG